One stretch of Candidatus Obscuribacterales bacterium DNA includes these proteins:
- a CDS encoding ACP phosphodiesterase, whose protein sequence is MNHLAHLRLAHPSDDARLGNLLGDFVKGCLANHSDRYSPVILQGIQTHRDIDQFTDRHPVHCRSRQRLQPPYRRLAGIIIDISYDHFLARNWHQFYTNSLDQFIDDIYQLLWRDRDRLPESLQRALPTMIQQNWLGDCRTMAGVDRTFARVARRFKRPTCLATAGQEMMQHYDDLEQDFLDFFPRLMHYAKELQQDR, encoded by the coding sequence ATGAACCACCTAGCCCACTTGCGACTAGCCCACCCTTCCGATGATGCGCGCCTGGGCAACCTCCTCGGTGATTTTGTTAAAGGCTGCCTTGCCAACCACAGCGATCGCTATAGCCCTGTCATCCTCCAAGGCATTCAAACCCATCGGGATATTGACCAATTCACCGATCGCCATCCCGTCCACTGCCGCAGCCGTCAGCGCCTGCAGCCACCTTACCGTCGGCTAGCCGGCATCATTATTGATATCAGTTACGATCATTTTCTAGCGCGCAACTGGCATCAGTTCTATACCAACAGCCTCGATCAATTTATTGACGATATCTATCAACTCCTATGGCGCGATCGCGATCGCCTCCCGGAATCGCTGCAGCGGGCATTGCCGACGATGATTCAGCAAAACTGGCTGGGCGACTGCCGCACTATGGCTGGGGTCGATCGTACCTTTGCACGCGTAGCCCGACGATTTAAGCGTCCAACCTGTTTGGCAACTGCAGGGCAGGAGATGATGCAGCATTATGATGATTTAGAACAGGATTTTCTAGACTTTTTCCCAAGGTTGATGCACTACGCGAAGGAACTGCAGCAGGATAGGTGA